TTTTTTAATTTTTTACCTCTTTTTAGAGCTAATTTATAATCCTTTTTGAAATGATTATGCCTAACTATTTCTAGCACTCTAAATCCTTCATTAAATCATTTACTGATTTAAACCTCTTTATATTTTTACCTTTTTTGGCTTCTGAAATTACTTTTGAGGTTTTTTTATTTGGAATTTTTACTTCAAAAGGCAAACCCCTGTTAAGTGAAATTTGGTTAAAATATAATGAGATAGCTTCAGAAATAGAAATGCCTAATTTAAGAAGAATAGATTCAACTTTCTGCTTAACATCAGGTTGAATTCTAGCATGAATATTTGCAGATTTTGCCATAAATATATTATTATTGTGTTGCAAATAGTAACACAAAAGGAATTAAAAATCCACATATATTTAACTAATACAAAAACTAAGCCACATCAGGCCTTGCACCTTTGATAATTTTAACAGTGATAACTTTAACTACAAAAATTCCATCTGGACGAGGAAGCGGAATAATTTTAATATTTCTCATAGTTTGAGAATTATTTGTAGAAGAAACAATTGAGAAAGAATTTTCTCTCTTATTATCAATAGAATCCTTAACTTTTTCTAAATATTTTTCGTTAAAAAACTCTTTATTGAGAAGCTCTTTATAAGTTTTTGTTTCAACTTCGTCATCAGACATATATTCTTTAGCAAAATTTTCATTGAAGAAAATAATCTTGCCAGCCTTATTAACTAAAGCAAAACAGCTTGAGTAAGATTCAAGCGATTTTGAGAGAAATAAACTCATAAACTCAGTAGCAGTGAGGGATAATTTCAACTTCTTCACAATATATAATGAATAGGCAGTAACTATCACGAAAACAACAAGCATATATTGAATTACATTCAACACTTCAGATTTTTCCTGCATTGAAAGAATGACCATCGTGCTGAAATAAATCATCAGCGTAATGAAAAGAATTTGAGTGATGAAAAATATAGTTATCATCCAGTTTGGAACAAGTTCATGCCCCCTTTTATAGAAACTACCAGAGGTTTTGATAATTTCCTGCCAGTCTTTTCTATCAATAAATCTCTTAGGTAGGATTTGCTTTTCTTTTTGATTATTCAAATTTTCATTATTAGACATAAAAACCTTATTATTTTTTTGAAAGGATAGCTCAGTATTAAATGCTTTCCAAATGTTTTTTTATTTTTAAGAGGTCAAACCATACATTTTTTTTCTGACTAGGTTGTCTTAGCAAATATGAAGGATGAAAAATTGCAAAGCAATCTATCTTCTTTCTGTTATAGTTGTCATTATACTCCATAATTTGCCCTCTTAAAAGAGAAATTGATTCCTTGCTATTAACTACAGAATTAGTTGCAGTTGCACCCACTAGAACAATTACCTTAGGATTTATTAAAGCTATATGCTTTTCAACAAATGGCCTACAAATTGCGATTTCTTCAGGTGTTGGCTTACGATTACCGGGTGGACGCCAGAAAACTGAATTTGTGATATAAAAACTACTTTCTGGGTTTTCAGAATTTCTTGTAAAGCCCATATATTTTATCATTTCGTCTAACAATCTTCCAGAAACACCACAAAAGGGGCGGGCTTGGATATCTTCGTTTTCACCCGGTGCTTCACCGATAAACATAATTTTTGATTTGCGATTACCTTCGGCGAAAACGCAATTAGTAGCTGATTTTTTGATGGCAAGCCCATCAAAATTTTCTACTAATTCTTTTAATTCATCCAAATTTTTTGCTTTATCAGCTATACTTCTGGCTTTATCAATCAATTCTTGAGTGGATTTATTTGTAAAATTTTCTTCTTTTGAGAATGGTGCCTTTATTTTTTCCTCAGTTTTATTAGCTTTTTTAGGCATTTCATTTGGAGCTTGAGAGAGATTAATATTTTTGAGATTACTAGGCTTACTTTCAAAAAGAGGATTTTTATCACTAGAAAAAACCCAATCGACACCGAAATCCTTTTGAATTTCAAGTGTTTGCAAGTAGTTATTAAGCATAGGGTTTATAATATGATATCCTTCTTTACTACCAATTGTCACCCCGCACTTGTTGCGGGGTTAATAGTTGTAATTATTTCAAAACCTAAGTTTTGAGCCTGTTTTATGGTTAACCCCGCAATAAATGCGGGGTGACACTAAGATGGAAACTCCAAAACCCCAACCCTTAGAACCTATATAGCTTCTGAGAGAGAAGAATAGAGTTCAATTTCTTCTTCGGCAAGAAGTTTTTCTAAATCATTTTGAGCGTGTTTTAAGCGGATTTTTGCGTGTTCTAATTTATCTATTGCGAAATCTTTGCTTGTATTTTCTAGGTCAAAAGCCTCACTTGCAAGCACTGAACATTCAGCTTGGTTTACTTCGGCAAAGCCGCCAGCAACAAAAATTTTCCTAACTGAATTATTTTCCTCAACAATTCCGATAACGCCATTTTTTAGCGTTGAAATTAGCGGTGCGTGATCTGGTAGAACACCGAACTCACCAGCCTCACCCGGCATTGTAGCTTGGT
The Rickettsiales bacterium genome window above contains:
- a CDS encoding type II toxin-antitoxin system RelB/DinJ family antitoxin is translated as MAKSANIHARIQPDVKQKVESILLKLGISISEAISLYFNQISLNRGLPFEVKIPNKKTSKVISEAKKGKNIKRFKSVNDLMKDLEC
- a CDS encoding uracil-DNA glycosylase codes for the protein MLNNYLQTLEIQKDFGVDWVFSSDKNPLFESKPSNLKNINLSQAPNEMPKKANKTEEKIKAPFSKEENFTNKSTQELIDKARSIADKAKNLDELKELVENFDGLAIKKSATNCVFAEGNRKSKIMFIGEAPGENEDIQARPFCGVSGRLLDEMIKYMGFTRNSENPESSFYITNSVFWRPPGNRKPTPEEIAICRPFVEKHIALINPKVIVLVGATATNSVVNSKESISLLRGQIMEYNDNYNRKKIDCFAIFHPSYLLRQPSQKKNVWFDLLKIKKHLESI
- the atpC gene encoding ATP synthase F1 subunit epsilon — its product is MKLEITTPGKLIYKGDINQATMPGEAGEFGVLPDHAPLISTLKNGVIGIVEENNSVRKIFVAGGFAEVNQAECSVLASEAFDLENTSKDFAIDKLEHAKIRLKHAQNDLEKLLAEEEIELYSSLSEAI